The genomic segment ACTTTAGCATCATGAACATCAATGTTGTTCTGCATTTCATAAATCGTTTTGCTGATTTCTTTTACAATGTGTTCCGTGATGCCGGTTTTCGATAATAGCAATACTCTCCAATTATTATCCTCGAGAGGATTAAATTCCTGGCCAAATAATTTGGTCCTGATGAATAAGTCAATTACTTTCAGTAAAGTAACCTGGTGTATCTGCATGACAGGGAAATATTTATAACTCCTTTGAGAGACTTTGACGATGGTAGTTGTAACGTTTTTTAATAACTTTGACAGGAATTCATTGTAACTCTGTGCGGTGAAGAGATCGGTGGTTACCTTATAATCACCGAAACGGGTCTGAACGGTTAATTCCTCTGAGAAAAAGGTTTCCCCCTCTTTGGGTGCGATATTTTTCAATTGCTCCAGACTATACCAATGAAATTCAGCAAGATTGTCTATACCCGGCATTGCTTCTTGCAATATTTCCTCTTTATCTTGCACGATAATCGGCCAGAACAAATCATATTCAGTAAAGTTATCTTTCAATCCGACAGAAATAATGTCACCGAGAACACTTGTCCGGTCGTTGGGCAGTTCGGTTGCTTCTCCGGCTAATCCCTCCTGCAACAAATTATTGTAAAATTTACTGAAAGCCGGATGCTCGATGATGCTGAGAATATCCAGGTAATTGGAAGGTTCCTCCTTGCGCTTTAAAAGATTTATCCTGGTTTCCTCTTTCAATCCCTGATATTCCGGCTCTCTCCACATCTGCCGCAGCCCCCTGCCGAGTGTTTGTTCAAGGAGTATGGGAGCTTCCGAAGACCGAAGGGGAACTATGACGCAGATATTGTTTACATCGAAACCTTCGCGGAGCATGAGAACCGACACAATGACTTTGGGCTCGGCGTGTTTGTCGATATTGAACAACCGGCGCTTGACATCCACCCATTCTTTGGCCGGTATGGAACCCTTTTTGTCCGAATCAATCCGCATAACATCTTCTTCGCTCAAATTCTCTGAATCGACAAGAAAATCCACCACAAAAGGAGTAACATGGGTATCTTCGCAAATGACAAACATTTTTGGGTGCTTGTCTGATACACCGTTTTTATCTTTCGTGAATCCGGTGAACTGTTCCTCTAAAATTTTCAGTTTGGTCAAACCAGCCCGGAGCATGAGCTTCTGGCCATCCGATAAACCGATAACCTTATTATTTTCCCGGAGCGCCCGGAAATCCAACTCCATTGCCGCGATTTCTTTTCGCTTGTCCAGAACGATGGTTTTCACCAATCCCAGGTGAATGGCGGTCTTCAGATCAAAGTCAACTACAATGTGCGGGAAATAGTGCTTTGTCCGGTTTGGGCCGCTCCCGGTTACATCATAGGGGGTGGCAGAAAAGTCTATCTGAATGAAGCGACCGCCTTTGTTTTCGGAAATTCTGTCAAGTGATTTCTGCCATTCCACTTCAGAGACAATGCCCGCTTTCTTGGTCTCATGGATATGATGCGCCTCGTCATTGAACACAACCATGCTTTCAAGGTTTGCCAGATATTCCAGTTCTTCTCCGCTGAGATACTGATTGTCGAGGGCATTC from the Candidatus Latescibacter sp. genome contains:
- a CDS encoding DEAD/DEAH box helicase family protein yields the protein MSIALNTGTRDVPLKFANRLSQMVNVALESGEFLEKATPVTRDLLRFWFTDAFCQQRSVNFHPGQKQAILNTIYAHEIVKSESVFDLYAAVDSEILAEMDLSYLKKDKFSHPKYCMKMATGTGKTWVLHALLIWQYLNTKDENTPSGRYSKNFLLVAPGLIVYERLLDAYLGKEREDGSRDFFTSDFSRFEKLFLPPAYRDEVYGFIQSNVVKKEEIGRKITGGGLVAVTNWHLLAGVEEEIENNDSPLEDPSAAVKEIFPVVPGTSAGHDLNALDNQYLSGEELEYLANLESMVVFNDEAHHIHETKKAGIVSEVEWQKSLDRISENKGGRFIQIDFSATPYDVTGSGPNRTKHYFPHIVVDFDLKTAIHLGLVKTIVLDKRKEIAAMELDFRALRENNKVIGLSDGQKLMLRAGLTKLKILEEQFTGFTKDKNGVSDKHPKMFVICEDTHVTPFVVDFLVDSENLSEEDVMRIDSDKKGSIPAKEWVDVKRRLFNIDKHAEPKVIVSVLMLREGFDVNNICVIVPLRSSEAPILLEQTLGRGLRQMWREPEYQGLKEETRINLLKRKEEPSNYLDILSIIEHPAFSKFYNNLLQEGLAGEATELPNDRTSVLGDIISVGLKDNFTEYDLFWPIIVQDKEEILQEAMPGIDNLAEFHWYSLEQLKNIAPKEGETFFSEELTVQTRFGDYKVTTDLFTAQSYNEFLSKLLKNVTTTIVKVSQRSYKYFPVMQIHQVTLLKVIDLFIRTKLFGQEFNPLEDNNWRVLLLSKTGITEHIVKEISKTIYEMQNNIDVHDAKVVKRYFSEVDQLKMREQFSVEVSKSIYAKLPYPSNKGEYERTFIIACDRDSSVKSFVKISEYSHDFAHLNYIRNDGILSFYFPDFMVKTNDTIFLVETKAQKDVRDENVRQKEKGALDWIKKINECNPEARDKRIWIYTLVGQNTFDSLYNKGASIQEMLNYAKLTRQSVEGTLF